One part of the Xylanimonas allomyrinae genome encodes these proteins:
- a CDS encoding ATP-grasp domain-containing protein has protein sequence MKRIALATCADLPTLSADDRPLVPALADRGVTAEAVVWDDPNVEWDSYDLVVVRSTWDYAPRHDEFLAWAETVPRLENPAHVLRWNTDKSYLRALEAASVPVIPTVWLDPARHFSKRAVHTRMPAFGDFVVKPVVSAGAKDTGRYIPVSAQSRAMAIKHTMDLLDSKRWVMIQPYVTSVDSAGETCLTFVDGVFQHAARKNALLTGPSRPTKGLGLYLEETMSAVAATPEQLEVAQRALAAAAADLGLDGPLLYARVDLVTGEDGPLVIELELTEPSLWMTYSGPVPTLTRFADAIAARV, from the coding sequence ATGAAGCGCATCGCTCTTGCCACCTGTGCTGACCTGCCCACATTGAGCGCCGACGACCGGCCGCTCGTCCCGGCGCTCGCCGACCGGGGCGTCACGGCCGAAGCGGTCGTGTGGGACGACCCGAACGTGGAGTGGGACTCCTACGACCTCGTCGTGGTCCGCTCCACCTGGGACTACGCACCGCGGCACGACGAGTTCCTGGCCTGGGCCGAGACGGTGCCCCGCCTGGAGAACCCCGCGCACGTGCTGCGCTGGAACACCGACAAGTCCTACCTGCGGGCGCTCGAGGCCGCGTCGGTGCCCGTCATCCCGACCGTCTGGCTCGACCCGGCCCGGCACTTCTCGAAGCGCGCCGTGCACACCCGCATGCCGGCGTTCGGCGACTTCGTCGTCAAGCCCGTCGTCTCGGCGGGCGCCAAGGACACCGGCCGCTACATCCCGGTCAGCGCGCAGTCCCGCGCGATGGCGATCAAGCACACGATGGACCTGCTCGACTCCAAGCGCTGGGTCATGATCCAGCCCTATGTGACGTCGGTGGACTCCGCGGGCGAGACGTGCCTGACCTTCGTCGACGGCGTGTTCCAGCACGCCGCCCGCAAGAACGCCCTGCTGACGGGTCCGTCGCGGCCGACCAAGGGCCTGGGGCTGTACCTCGAGGAGACGATGTCCGCCGTCGCGGCGACGCCCGAGCAGCTCGAGGTCGCGCAGCGGGCGCTGGCCGCGGCCGCGGCCGACCTCGGCCTCGACGGCCCGCTGCTGTACGCGCGGGTGGACCTCGTCACGGGCGAGGACGGTCCGCTCGTCATCGAGCTCGAGCTGACCGAGCCCAGCTTGTGGATGACCTACAGCGGACCGGTGCCGACGCTCACGCGGTTCGCCGACGCGATCGCGGCACGCGTCTGA
- a CDS encoding family 20 glycosylhydrolase, with translation MNDRPHRRPRLRPLAAGLLSTVVLGATLLAGTPPAAAAESRDVARTAVASAASEYPDPRFSVGHVNDGDPATRWGSRYTRTTAPVMSYDPSRDWVQLKLAEPTYILKVVLDWEAAYPTAHDLMVSKDGATWTTLATVVTPTGAATSGHLVQELHVDTSEAYSYVRVQAASTATRFGLSLYRFEVWDTPRASTDDGAPAASQQGPAQTPALTPAQSPQTQARPVPDGARLVPAPAEQTSLPGAPFRITSRTRIVAEAHEDVAQLFAAELRTATGYALPVVAASPSASDIVFRGGAPVAGTAGHAAKESYRLTASARGVEVAASTGHGAFNATRTLLQLLPVWVAGDATKHVVDWAVPPVEISDHPRFAVRGLMLDPARNFIDVDAVKAVLDEMAAVKLNRLHLHLTDDQGWRLQIDSWPRLTGHGASASMKGGIAGHYTKADFAQIVRYAAARYIEVVPEIDVPGHSDAALSSYPELGCTGASIPIRVTGGISRNALCVTDERTYAFIDDVLREVAEISPSEYIHIGADEAEGVSAPQYAEFVRRVEGIAARYGKRIIAWTPVPAAGPTAGAVHQYWADRKNKMTAGWFAGERKVILSPTERAYLDYRFAPGQRLGFRDPVYTTRHSYAWDPTAVVDQTTRKNLNTTFGLAERNVLGIEGALWGETLLRGLPDIEYMAWPRLAGLADKAWAPQERSSSFDAFAARLAPLGARLQVGGTNFWADPQVPWTPAAAGLRIAQTGTGGYDGPVATIAAPGVAVAKVRATVHWGDGSTSPGVVAGTDAVDSRAASLFTVSANHAYAAGGTFAGAVEIEIEGRPRFVVPFCATVGAEAVPATPPVTPPATPPATSPVTPSVTPSVTPPEAPPVTPSVTPPATPEAPPVTPEAPPGAAPGTPPTPAPGPSVTPAPQAVVASPPSVQPPGPRVPASSAPVTVLFDGTVPTTLDVGKEYKVTVSGLAPRTAVRIELHSRPVELAAGTADANGVLTAVVRLPATTVQGTRELHVVGTGANGSAVHEVLKVTVRAGGSGSSRPRVRRRPPSRSRRPCCSWPVPCSCCGRGRRGHAPGPGGSADPSDDDRPSSARSRGAGAIWWGG, from the coding sequence GTGAACGACCGCCCCCATCGCCGCCCGCGCCTGCGCCCGCTCGCGGCCGGTCTCCTGTCGACCGTCGTGCTCGGTGCGACGCTGCTCGCCGGGACTCCGCCGGCCGCAGCGGCCGAGAGCCGCGACGTCGCGCGCACTGCCGTTGCGAGCGCGGCGTCGGAGTACCCCGACCCACGGTTCTCCGTCGGGCACGTCAACGACGGCGACCCGGCCACCCGGTGGGGGTCGCGGTACACGCGGACCACGGCCCCGGTCATGTCCTACGACCCGTCGAGGGACTGGGTGCAGCTCAAGCTGGCCGAGCCGACGTACATCCTGAAGGTCGTGCTCGACTGGGAGGCCGCGTACCCCACCGCGCACGACCTCATGGTCTCGAAAGACGGTGCGACCTGGACGACCCTCGCAACGGTCGTGACCCCGACGGGTGCGGCGACCAGCGGGCACCTCGTCCAGGAGCTGCACGTGGACACGAGCGAGGCGTACTCGTACGTGCGCGTCCAGGCGGCGTCCACCGCGACCCGGTTCGGGCTGTCGCTCTATCGCTTCGAGGTGTGGGACACGCCCAGGGCGAGCACCGACGACGGTGCCCCGGCGGCGTCGCAGCAGGGACCGGCACAGACGCCGGCACTGACGCCGGCACAGTCCCCGCAGACCCAGGCTCGCCCCGTGCCCGACGGCGCCCGGCTCGTGCCCGCGCCCGCGGAGCAGACGTCGCTGCCCGGCGCTCCGTTCCGCATCACCTCCCGCACGCGGATCGTCGCCGAGGCCCACGAGGACGTCGCACAGCTCTTCGCCGCCGAGCTCCGCACGGCGACCGGGTACGCGCTACCGGTGGTCGCCGCGTCGCCGTCGGCGTCCGACATCGTGTTCCGGGGCGGTGCGCCCGTGGCCGGCACCGCGGGGCACGCGGCGAAGGAGTCCTACCGGCTGACGGCCTCGGCGAGGGGAGTCGAGGTCGCGGCCTCGACGGGGCACGGCGCGTTCAACGCGACGCGCACCCTGCTCCAGCTCTTGCCCGTGTGGGTCGCAGGGGATGCGACGAAGCACGTCGTCGACTGGGCCGTGCCGCCGGTCGAGATCTCCGACCACCCGCGTTTCGCCGTGCGAGGCCTCATGCTCGACCCGGCCCGCAACTTCATCGACGTCGACGCGGTCAAGGCCGTCCTCGACGAGATGGCGGCGGTCAAGCTCAACCGCCTGCACCTGCACCTGACGGACGACCAGGGCTGGCGGCTGCAGATCGACTCCTGGCCCAGGCTCACCGGCCACGGGGCGTCCGCCTCGATGAAGGGCGGGATCGCGGGCCACTACACGAAGGCGGACTTCGCCCAGATCGTGCGGTACGCGGCCGCCCGGTACATCGAGGTCGTCCCCGAGATCGACGTCCCCGGCCACTCCGACGCCGCGCTCTCGTCGTACCCCGAGCTGGGCTGCACCGGCGCGAGCATCCCGATCCGGGTGACCGGGGGCATCAGCCGCAACGCGTTGTGCGTCACCGACGAGCGCACCTACGCGTTCATCGACGACGTGCTGCGCGAGGTCGCCGAGATCTCCCCGAGCGAGTACATCCACATCGGCGCCGACGAGGCCGAGGGCGTGTCCGCGCCGCAGTACGCCGAGTTCGTGCGCCGGGTCGAGGGAATCGCCGCCAGGTACGGCAAGCGGATCATCGCGTGGACACCGGTGCCCGCGGCCGGCCCGACGGCGGGCGCGGTGCACCAGTACTGGGCAGACCGCAAGAACAAGATGACGGCGGGCTGGTTCGCGGGCGAGCGCAAGGTCATCCTCTCGCCCACCGAGCGGGCCTACCTCGACTACCGGTTCGCGCCGGGCCAGCGGCTCGGGTTCCGGGACCCCGTGTACACCACCCGGCACTCCTACGCCTGGGACCCGACGGCCGTGGTCGATCAGACCACCAGGAAGAACCTGAACACCACGTTCGGGCTCGCCGAGCGCAACGTGCTCGGGATCGAGGGCGCGCTGTGGGGCGAGACCCTGCTCCGCGGACTGCCCGACATCGAGTACATGGCCTGGCCGCGCCTGGCCGGGCTCGCCGACAAGGCGTGGGCGCCGCAGGAGCGCAGCAGCAGCTTCGACGCGTTCGCCGCGCGCCTGGCACCGCTCGGGGCCCGGCTCCAGGTGGGCGGAACGAACTTCTGGGCCGACCCGCAGGTCCCGTGGACCCCGGCTGCCGCGGGTCTGCGGATCGCGCAGACGGGGACCGGGGGCTACGACGGGCCGGTCGCGACGATCGCCGCGCCCGGTGTCGCCGTGGCCAAGGTCAGGGCCACGGTGCACTGGGGCGACGGCAGCACGTCGCCGGGCGTGGTGGCCGGTACCGACGCCGTCGACAGCCGCGCCGCGAGCCTGTTCACCGTCTCGGCGAACCACGCGTATGCGGCGGGGGGCACGTTCGCGGGCGCGGTCGAGATCGAGATCGAGGGGCGGCCCCGGTTCGTCGTGCCGTTCTGCGCGACGGTCGGTGCGGAGGCCGTGCCTGCGACGCCGCCCGTGACGCCGCCTGCGACGCCGCCTGCGACGTCGCCCGTGACGCCGTCCGTGACGCCGTCTGTGACGCCGCCGGAGGCACCGCCCGTGACGCCGTCCGTGACGCCGCCTGCGACGCCGGAGGCACCGCCCGTGACGCCGGAGGCACCGCCCGGGGCGGCACCGGGTACGCCGCCGACCCCGGCGCCCGGCCCGTCCGTCACGCCGGCCCCGCAGGCGGTCGTGGCGTCGCCACCATCCGTGCAGCCACCGGGCCCGCGCGTCCCGGCGTCGTCGGCACCCGTCACGGTGCTGTTCGACGGCACGGTCCCGACGACGCTCGACGTGGGCAAGGAGTACAAGGTCACGGTGTCCGGGCTGGCGCCGCGAACGGCGGTGAGGATCGAGCTGCACAGCCGGCCCGTCGAGCTCGCCGCGGGCACGGCGGACGCGAACGGCGTGCTGACCGCCGTCGTGCGGCTTCCTGCGACGACGGTGCAGGGGACGCGCGAGCTGCACGTCGTGGGCACGGGAGCGAACGGGTCCGCGGTTCACGAGGTCCTGAAAGTGACGGTGCGTGCCGGAGGGTCGGGGAGCTCGCGGCCACGGGTGCGTCGACGGCCGCCGTCGCGGTCCCGGCGGCCCTGCTGCTCGTGGCCGGTGCCGTGCTCGTGCTGCGGGCGCGGGCGGCGCGGGCACGCTCCCGGTCCGGGCGGTAGCGCCGACCCCAGCGACGACGATCGCCCCAGCTCCGCGAGGTCTCGCGGGGCTGGGGCGATCTGGTGGGGTGGCTAA
- the orn gene encoding oligoribonuclease: protein MTGLDARADALVEVAAVVTDSELNVLGDGVDVVITPPDQALASMGDFVRTMHTTSGLLDELPHGVSVAAAEAEVLDYIRTWVPEPGKAPLAGNSVGTDKMFLDRDMPELIGHLHYRIIDVSSIKELARRWYPRVYFASPKKDGGHRALADILESIDELRYYREALLVPQPGPDSATARAIAARIGETSVTRRPAVS, encoded by the coding sequence ATGACCGGCCTCGACGCGCGCGCGGACGCGCTCGTCGAGGTCGCCGCCGTCGTGACCGACTCCGAGCTCAACGTGCTGGGCGACGGCGTCGACGTCGTCATCACCCCACCCGACCAGGCCCTGGCGAGCATGGGCGACTTCGTGCGCACCATGCACACGACGTCGGGCCTGCTCGACGAGCTGCCGCACGGCGTCAGCGTGGCCGCCGCCGAGGCCGAGGTGCTCGACTACATCCGCACCTGGGTGCCCGAGCCCGGCAAGGCGCCCCTCGCCGGCAACTCCGTGGGGACCGACAAGATGTTCCTCGACCGCGACATGCCCGAGCTGATCGGTCACCTGCACTACCGGATCATCGACGTCAGCTCGATCAAGGAGCTGGCCCGCCGCTGGTACCCGCGCGTGTACTTCGCCTCCCCCAAGAAGGACGGCGGCCACCGCGCGCTGGCCGACATCCTCGAGTCGATCGACGAGCTGCGCTACTACCGTGAGGCTCTGCTCGTGCCCCAGCCGGGGCCGGACTCGGCGACGGCGCGCGCCATCGCCGCGCGAATCGGCGAGACGTCGGTCACCCGGCGGCCCGCCGTGTCCTGA
- a CDS encoding serine/threonine-protein kinase: MGQRLPSSPPVIPGLTYVSPLGSGGFADVFLYQQDMPRRQVAVKVLLADLTDPEMRRMFYAESDLLARLSSHPSILTVYEASVSADGRPYIAMEYCPVSLGARFRHDKLKVPAVLDAGVRIACALESAHRVGVLHRDVKPSNILVTDFGTPVLADFGIATSLRGSAPGTAAAMSVPWSAPEVVTEKSAGTVASEVWSLGGTVYSLLAGRSPFERPGAAGQNSREHLVRRIVRAAYVPTGRADVPAALDDVLARTMTREPSGRYGSALEVAQALQGVQHEMGLVPTALEVAGDRWTAERRDLTLDDSALRGVPRPRVEHTSRRRPGTPAASRGSGTGTAAVRRRTWPWVVAATVAAVAVLVGGVVALALTGVI; this comes from the coding sequence GTGGGCCAGCGTCTGCCGTCGTCCCCGCCGGTGATCCCTGGGTTGACGTACGTGAGCCCGCTCGGTTCCGGGGGTTTCGCGGACGTCTTCCTCTATCAGCAGGACATGCCGCGACGGCAGGTGGCGGTCAAGGTGCTGCTGGCGGATCTGACCGATCCGGAGATGCGGCGGATGTTCTACGCGGAGTCCGACCTGCTCGCGCGGTTGTCGTCGCACCCGTCGATCCTGACCGTGTACGAGGCGAGCGTCTCCGCCGACGGCCGGCCGTACATCGCGATGGAGTACTGCCCGGTCTCGCTCGGTGCACGCTTCCGTCACGACAAGCTGAAGGTGCCGGCGGTGCTGGACGCCGGGGTCCGCATCGCGTGCGCGCTGGAGAGCGCCCACCGCGTGGGGGTGCTGCACCGCGACGTCAAGCCGTCGAACATCCTGGTCACCGACTTCGGCACGCCGGTGCTCGCGGACTTCGGCATCGCCACGTCGCTGCGGGGTTCCGCGCCGGGGACGGCCGCGGCGATGTCGGTGCCGTGGAGCGCACCCGAGGTGGTCACCGAGAAGTCGGCGGGGACGGTGGCCTCCGAGGTCTGGAGCCTCGGAGGCACCGTGTACTCGCTGCTCGCGGGCCGCAGCCCGTTCGAGCGCCCCGGCGCCGCCGGCCAGAACAGCCGAGAGCACCTGGTGCGCCGCATCGTGCGTGCCGCCTACGTCCCGACGGGGCGTGCCGACGTCCCTGCGGCGCTCGACGACGTGCTGGCGCGGACCATGACGCGCGAACCGTCCGGGCGGTACGGCAGCGCCCTCGAGGTGGCGCAGGCACTGCAAGGCGTCCAGCACGAGATGGGCCTGGTCCCGACGGCGCTGGAGGTCGCCGGCGACCGTTGGACGGCCGAGCGCCGTGACCTGACCCTGGACGACTCGGCCCTGCGGGGCGTGCCCAGGCCGCGGGTGGAACACACCTCGCGGCGCAGGCCCGGCACCCCGGCGGCGAGCCGGGGGAGCGGGACCGGAACGGCCGCCGTCCGGCGCCGGACGTGGCCCTGGGTGGTCGCCGCGACGGTCGCAGCGGTCGCCGTGCTCGTGGGCGGTGTCGTCGCGCTCGCGCTCACGGGGGTGATCTGA